A single Phoenix dactylifera cultivar Barhee BC4 chromosome 1, palm_55x_up_171113_PBpolish2nd_filt_p, whole genome shotgun sequence DNA region contains:
- the LOC103698094 gene encoding jacalin-related lectin 3-like isoform X3: protein MASREDATNMLGPWGGSGGTAWSFEKAQAITKIKICVGDVINSITFQYMDGETARWSPRYGGAGGTPVEIELGPAEFILSIKGYYGAYAGMTIIYSLTFVTTVREYGPYGREHGTQFYVPKGTGWINSFHGRSGDLLDAIGVYRKTSFEIDLGTNHYLTAISGYYGIFHGNRGNYYGYTVIRSLTFVSTMGTHGPYGPKAGTAFSFPVKVGKVVAFFGRAGQWLDALGFYLKPNLV, encoded by the exons ATG GCAAGCAGAGAGGATGCTACCAATATGTTAGGGCCATGGGGTGGTTCTGGTGGGACAGCATGGTCGTTTGAGAAGGCCCAAGCGATCACCAAAATCAAAATTTGTGTGGGGGATGTCATCAATTCAATCACCTTTCAGTATATGGATGGCGAGACAGCCCGCTGGTCCCCTAGGTACGGGGGTGCCGGGGGCACGCCTGTAGAG ATTGAGCTTGGACCAGCCGAGTTTATCCTCTCCATAAAGGGCTATTACGGTGCTTACGCAGGAATGACAATTATATACTCACTTACTTTTGTTACCACCGTTCGTGAGTACGGCCCTTATGGCCGAGAGCACGGAACTCAATTTTATGTTCCCAAAGGTACAGGTTGGATCAACAGCTTCCATGGGCGCTCGGGTGACCTACTTGATGCAATTGGGGTATACAGAAAAACATCATTTGAg ATTGATCTTGGAACCAATCATTACCTTACAGCTATATCCGGTTACTATGGCATATTTCATGGCAATCGTGGCAATTATTATGGCTACACCGTCATAAGATCGCTTACATTTGTGAGCACCATGGGCACCCATGGACCATACGGTCCGAAGGCAGGAACCGCTTTCTCCTTTCCTGTGAAAGTTGGGAAAGTTGTTGCCTTCTTCGGACGTGCAGGTCAGTGGCTTGATGCTCTCGGGTTTTACTTGAAGCCCAATTTGGTCTAG
- the LOC103698094 gene encoding mannose/glucose-specific lectin-like isoform X1, whose protein sequence is MASREDATNMLGPWGGSGGTAWSFEKAQAITKIKICVGDVINSITFQYMDGETARWSPRYGGAGGTPVEIELGPAEFILSIKGYYGAYAGMTIIYSLTFVTTVREYGPYGREHGTQFYVPKGTGWINSFHGRSGDLLDAIGVYRKTSFECGVVKVGPWGELRPQNLRDIEGTPTQLTKIIIRYSGCIESIKFQYVADGVTKWSRTWGSENGSTAEIDLGTNHYLTAISGYYGIFHGNRGNYYGYTVIRSLTFVSTMGTHGPYGPKAGTAFSFPVKVGKVVAFFGRAGQWLDALGFYLKPNLV, encoded by the exons ATG GCAAGCAGAGAGGATGCTACCAATATGTTAGGGCCATGGGGTGGTTCTGGTGGGACAGCATGGTCGTTTGAGAAGGCCCAAGCGATCACCAAAATCAAAATTTGTGTGGGGGATGTCATCAATTCAATCACCTTTCAGTATATGGATGGCGAGACAGCCCGCTGGTCCCCTAGGTACGGGGGTGCCGGGGGCACGCCTGTAGAG ATTGAGCTTGGACCAGCCGAGTTTATCCTCTCCATAAAGGGCTATTACGGTGCTTACGCAGGAATGACAATTATATACTCACTTACTTTTGTTACCACCGTTCGTGAGTACGGCCCTTATGGCCGAGAGCACGGAACTCAATTTTATGTTCCCAAAGGTACAGGTTGGATCAACAGCTTCCATGGGCGCTCGGGTGACCTACTTGATGCAATTGGGGTATACAGAAAAACATCATTTGAg TGTGGAGTTGTTAAGGTGGGCCCATGGGGTGAATTAAGGCCACAAAATTTACGGGACATCGAGGGCACCCCTACACAACTTACCAAAATTATAATTCGTTATAGCGGATGTATTGAGTCGATTAAATTTCAGTACGTGGCCGACGGAGTGACCAAATGGTCTCGCACCTGGGGCAGCGAAAATGGATCCACGGCTGAG ATTGATCTTGGAACCAATCATTACCTTACAGCTATATCCGGTTACTATGGCATATTTCATGGCAATCGTGGCAATTATTATGGCTACACCGTCATAAGATCGCTTACATTTGTGAGCACCATGGGCACCCATGGACCATACGGTCCGAAGGCAGGAACCGCTTTCTCCTTTCCTGTGAAAGTTGGGAAAGTTGTTGCCTTCTTCGGACGTGCAGGTCAGTGGCTTGATGCTCTCGGGTTTTACTTGAAGCCCAATTTGGTCTAG